The Campylobacter concisus genome has a window encoding:
- a CDS encoding glycosyltransferase family 2 protein: protein MSEPLISIVTATYKRPELLKKAIKSALAQSYKNLEIIVTDDGDDESASEICKSFNDARIKFVKNSAHKKSPNGNKNNGFDNATGEFVCLLDDDDELLPEAIAQCYEILKSGEYSCVFADAICEKDGVMTEVVAGRSPYSKSGAMSKVDYHCGRINGEYFKLFSREFIDDFRFDESSFGGENELYIRFFEKNVFYLKKPLYIYRIARSDSATLNAGKHALNVANAYIKTANLHYDIAIKNEPKFLAMQYKNAAYYAKIAGEYGLMLRCIFKSLSIKFSKEAFIFLLLSPLPSGLLPALSKLRVKIKQRFGV, encoded by the coding sequence ATGAGCGAGCCATTAATCAGTATCGTAACCGCGACTTACAAGCGTCCAGAGCTTTTAAAAAAAGCCATAAAAAGCGCTCTAGCTCAAAGCTATAAAAACCTAGAGATCATAGTCACTGACGACGGCGATGACGAGAGTGCGAGTGAAATTTGCAAGAGTTTTAACGATGCTAGGATCAAATTTGTAAAAAATAGCGCTCACAAAAAGAGCCCAAATGGCAACAAAAATAACGGCTTTGACAACGCAACAGGCGAGTTTGTCTGCTTACTTGACGATGACGACGAGCTTTTGCCAGAGGCGATTGCCCAGTGCTATGAAATTTTAAAAAGTGGCGAGTATTCGTGCGTTTTTGCAGACGCGATCTGCGAGAAAGATGGCGTGATGACCGAGGTCGTGGCTGGTAGAAGCCCGTATAGCAAGAGTGGGGCGATGAGCAAGGTTGATTATCATTGTGGGCGGATAAATGGCGAGTATTTTAAGCTTTTTTCGCGTGAATTTATAGATGATTTTAGGTTTGATGAGAGCAGTTTTGGCGGCGAAAATGAGCTTTATATCCGCTTTTTTGAAAAAAATGTCTTTTATCTTAAAAAGCCACTTTACATCTACCGCATCGCAAGAAGCGACAGTGCGACACTAAATGCTGGCAAGCACGCGCTAAATGTGGCAAACGCTTACATCAAAACAGCAAATTTACACTACGACATCGCTATCAAAAATGAGCCAAAATTTCTAGCTATGCAGTATAAAAATGCCGCTTACTACGCCAAAATAGCAGGCGAATATGGCCTTATGCTAAGGTGTATCTTTAAAAGTCTTAGCATTAAATTTAGTAAAGAAGCGTTTATTTTCTTACTGCTTAGCCCGCTTCCAAGTGGGCTTTTACCGGCACTTTCAAAGCTTAGGGTAAAGATAAAACAAAGGTTTGGCGTATGA
- a CDS encoding glycosyltransferase produces MKILFVTSTLRSGGAERVCAVIASRFSMDHDVSLVKFDKDEPFYELASGVKLINLGVGADELGLVGNLKKRVSKVLALRALIREGKFDAVISFLDAVNILVLFSSAGLKTPIIISEHTNYLAPKRAIFKVLRRLSYPFANALSVLSDEDLGHYSKFCKNVMKIYNPLFEEVRSESFAKENLVIFVGRLNKIKNCEMFVRVAANLKQSGYKFVVAGDGGERANLENLAKSLGADVEFLGNVSDIASLYKRAKVLLSCSNFEGLGNTLIEAINYDCVRVATRTSGAKELIKDGFDGLLCEINDADQMSEKLANLIQDEAKMGEFVKNARVRLDEFSVEQIYKKWLELLRLGGVK; encoded by the coding sequence ATGAAGATATTATTTGTCACATCAACGCTTAGAAGTGGCGGTGCAGAGCGAGTTTGCGCGGTGATCGCATCAAGATTTAGCATGGATCATGATGTAAGTCTTGTTAAATTTGACAAGGACGAGCCATTTTACGAGCTAGCAAGTGGCGTGAAGCTCATAAATTTAGGCGTTGGGGCTGATGAGCTTGGCTTGGTTGGAAATTTAAAAAAGAGAGTTTCAAAAGTGCTTGCCTTAAGAGCGCTCATAAGAGAGGGCAAATTTGACGCTGTGATATCATTTTTAGACGCCGTAAATATCTTGGTTCTCTTTAGCTCGGCTGGGCTAAAAACGCCTATAATCATAAGCGAGCACACAAACTATCTTGCACCAAAAAGGGCGATCTTTAAGGTGCTAAGACGCCTTAGTTATCCATTTGCAAATGCACTTAGTGTCTTAAGCGACGAGGATCTAGGACATTACTCTAAATTTTGCAAAAATGTGATGAAAATTTACAACCCACTCTTTGAAGAGGTGCGCAGTGAGAGCTTTGCTAAAGAAAATTTAGTCATCTTTGTTGGCAGGCTAAATAAGATAAAAAACTGTGAAATGTTTGTAAGAGTGGCTGCAAATTTAAAGCAAAGCGGCTATAAATTTGTCGTCGCTGGAGATGGCGGCGAGAGGGCAAATTTAGAAAATTTAGCTAAAAGTTTAGGCGCTGATGTAGAGTTTTTAGGCAATGTAAGCGACATCGCCTCACTTTATAAAAGGGCAAAGGTGCTGCTCTCTTGCTCAAATTTCGAGGGTCTTGGAAACACCTTGATAGAGGCGATAAACTATGACTGCGTGCGTGTTGCGACAAGAACTAGCGGGGCAAAAGAGCTTATAAAAGATGGTTTTGATGGCTTGCTTTGCGAGATAAATGACGCTGATCAGATGAGCGAAAAGCTTGCAAATTTGATCCAAGATGAGGCAAAAATGGGCGAATTTGTCAAAAACGCAAGAGTTAGACTTGATGAGTTTAGTGTGGAGCAAATTTATAAAAAATGGCTGGAGCTTTTAAGGCTTGGAGGCGTGAAGTGA
- a CDS encoding UDP-glucose dehydrogenase family protein, with protein sequence MKIAVIGTGYVGLVSGACFAKMGNSVICVDVDSKKIEALKNGVVPIYEPGLADIVSECYKNGSLKFSTQITEALEHADVLFIAVGTPMGADGQADLKYVLSVAKSIGENLSKPLIVVDKSTVPVGTGAKVHEVIEAELKKRNIDVKFEVVSNPEFLKEGAAVEDFLKPDRVVIGASSEWGFSVMRELYEPFMKNHDRLICMDVKSAEMTKYAANSMLATKISFINEIANICERVGADVNLVRKGIGSDSRIGYSFIYPGCGYGGSCFPKDVEALIYTARQNGFEPELLNAVESRNKAQKRVLFDKIYNFFGGDLKGKTIALWGLAFKPNTDDMREASSLTLIKLLDEAGAKVVAYDPKASEEAKKYMPNLDIKYAKNKYDALNGADAMVLVTEWSEFRSPDFMEIKERLKNAVIFDGRNQYNAKSLAEHGFKYFQIGVKA encoded by the coding sequence ATGAAAATAGCAGTAATTGGAACCGGATATGTTGGACTAGTAAGTGGTGCGTGTTTTGCTAAGATGGGCAACAGCGTGATCTGCGTCGATGTCGATAGCAAAAAGATCGAGGCGCTAAAAAACGGCGTCGTGCCGATATATGAGCCAGGACTTGCTGATATCGTGAGTGAGTGCTATAAAAATGGCTCGCTTAAATTTAGCACGCAGATAACCGAGGCGCTAGAGCATGCAGATGTGCTATTTATCGCAGTTGGCACGCCTATGGGCGCTGATGGACAGGCGGATTTAAAATATGTCCTCTCAGTTGCAAAATCTATCGGAGAAAATTTAAGCAAACCGCTAATAGTTGTCGATAAATCGACCGTTCCAGTGGGCACTGGAGCCAAGGTGCACGAGGTGATCGAGGCTGAGCTAAAAAAAAGAAACATAGATGTCAAATTTGAGGTCGTCTCAAACCCAGAGTTTTTAAAAGAGGGCGCGGCGGTTGAGGACTTTTTAAAGCCAGACCGCGTAGTTATCGGAGCTAGTAGCGAGTGGGGCTTTAGTGTGATGAGAGAGCTTTATGAGCCATTTATGAAAAATCACGACAGGCTTATCTGCATGGACGTAAAGTCAGCTGAGATGACAAAATACGCTGCAAATTCGATGCTAGCAACCAAGATAAGCTTTATAAACGAGATAGCAAATATCTGCGAACGTGTGGGAGCTGATGTAAATTTAGTAAGAAAAGGTATCGGTAGTGACTCAAGGATCGGATATAGCTTTATCTATCCAGGGTGCGGATATGGCGGCAGCTGCTTTCCAAAAGACGTTGAGGCGCTCATCTATACAGCTAGACAAAACGGCTTTGAACCAGAGCTTTTAAACGCGGTCGAGTCAAGAAATAAGGCTCAAAAAAGAGTTCTTTTTGATAAAATTTATAACTTCTTTGGCGGCGATCTAAAGGGCAAGACGATCGCACTTTGGGGACTTGCGTTTAAGCCAAATACCGATGATATGAGAGAGGCTAGCTCGCTAACTTTGATAAAGCTTTTAGACGAGGCTGGCGCAAAAGTGGTCGCTTACGATCCAAAAGCAAGCGAAGAAGCTAAAAAATATATGCCAAATTTAGATATAAAATATGCTAAAAATAAGTATGACGCTCTTAATGGCGCCGATGCTATGGTGCTTGTGACGGAGTGGAGTGAGTTTAGATCGCCTGATTTTATGGAGATCAAAGAGAGGCTAAAAAATGCTGTCATATTTGATGGACGCAACCAGTATAATGCTAAGTCTTTAGCCGAGCATGGCTTTAAATACTTCCAAATAGGCGTCAAAGCGTGA
- a CDS encoding glycosyltransferase family 25 protein: MNEIYLISLAKDTKRRELLKQKFSSYDSFKLIDAVDGRELNAREYYKIISPSFKAYGKVLSPAEVGCSLSHVKAYEAFLASEAKFALIFEDDVIGDDNAIKEAFLAASKMPENSVLICGMQDGLEGRFSAFGKKVDSSLSKPLWQVSKHSFSSIYRAGAYVLTKKSAKNLLEIHKRALCTTDVWDYLLGVNDMQMYFCDLFAHPTDLSGSNIEGERLERGYSANLKAYVKTIKFILFSRLEKLQGYERIFKRG, from the coding sequence ATGAATGAAATTTATCTGATCTCTTTGGCTAAAGATACCAAAAGGCGCGAGCTTTTAAAGCAGAAATTTAGCTCTTATGATAGCTTTAAGCTAATAGACGCAGTTGATGGCAGGGAGCTAAACGCGAGGGAGTACTATAAGATCATTTCGCCATCATTTAAAGCTTACGGCAAGGTTTTAAGCCCAGCAGAAGTTGGCTGTTCGCTCTCGCATGTGAAGGCTTATGAGGCATTTTTGGCAAGCGAGGCTAAATTTGCTCTCATCTTTGAAGACGACGTGATAGGAGATGATAATGCCATAAAAGAGGCATTTTTAGCAGCTAGCAAGATGCCAGAAAACAGCGTGCTAATATGCGGCATGCAAGATGGGCTAGAAGGCAGGTTTAGCGCCTTTGGCAAAAAGGTGGATAGTAGCCTAAGTAAGCCACTTTGGCAGGTCTCAAAGCACTCATTTTCAAGCATTTATAGAGCAGGGGCCTATGTGCTAACCAAAAAAAGCGCTAAAAATTTGCTTGAAATTCATAAACGTGCGCTTTGCACGACCGATGTTTGGGATTATTTGCTTGGCGTTAATGATATGCAGATGTATTTTTGCGACCTTTTTGCGCATCCAACTGATCTTAGTGGCTCAAACATCGAGGGCGAGCGCCTTGAGAGAGGATACAGCGCAAATTTAAAGGCCTATGTCAAGACAATTAAATTTATACTTTTTTCACGTCTTGAAAAGCTTCAAGGCTATGAGAGAATTTTTAAAAGGGGCTAA
- a CDS encoding STT3 domain-containing protein — translation MHKVSVNCKILLIFLAAYLFGFAARMLWVLWAKDMPEFYFNGEFMLTTNDAYYYAEGARDMLAGFHQQNDFSPFNHPISTIVFYICKILPFKIESVMFYMSALLAPLIALPVILISNEFKALKAGAVAAFMSVILPGYLVRTSLGYFDSDMLNVTFALFIIYLLIRLLNANEQKFIVLPGVFVSLYLWWYQSSYALILSIIFVFFIYTLAFMRSRIENYQAIFFMFISIVSFNIFSKDPLIANKILILNLAVIALFYAIFCKYKKLLSPRNLSIFLAIMLAIFIYFGGFDFIISKIGSYVLKSSTEVASKFHFISEYTLIDEVKSASPLYFVYFMAGNILILLAAAIGYLVLCFKFRPFLLSLPLLGLGTLSLFGGVRFAMYITPLVALGFGYFLHFFLNLFDLRNSLKNLSFFIFAAAALAPNLEIAYSYRPHTLITHEEATALDQLKKVAKRDDYVLSWWDYGYAVRYFADVKTLNDPGRQGGENGYFVSLALRKDEATSAKLARVVSEYGDISFEKKSRVLEEILKDHNTSDLNLFLSQLESANFTLPAAKKEVFYYLVPDMIDIAPNIFRYSYIDVMSGERPKEEFFYYISPINSVSEAGIDLGNGYILPLKEPKFITQNGEKVAVKSFYKIKGSGKELQIDKKTIDEKAKISVLFLEDYARVVLVDENALNSALVQLFIFERADERYFEPFVISSGVKIYRLKV, via the coding sequence GTGCACAAAGTAAGCGTAAATTGTAAAATTTTACTTATCTTTCTGGCTGCTTATCTGTTTGGATTTGCAGCTAGGATGCTTTGGGTATTGTGGGCAAAGGATATGCCAGAGTTTTACTTTAATGGCGAATTTATGCTTACGACAAATGACGCATACTATTACGCAGAGGGCGCTAGAGATATGCTTGCTGGCTTTCATCAGCAAAATGACTTTAGCCCCTTTAATCACCCAATCTCAACAATAGTTTTTTATATTTGCAAAATTTTACCTTTCAAGATAGAAAGCGTGATGTTTTATATGAGCGCGCTTTTAGCACCCCTTATCGCGCTTCCAGTTATCTTGATATCAAATGAGTTTAAAGCCCTAAAAGCTGGAGCTGTGGCGGCATTTATGAGCGTTATCTTGCCAGGCTATCTTGTAAGAACGTCACTTGGTTACTTTGATAGCGATATGCTAAATGTAACGTTTGCGCTTTTTATCATCTATCTTTTGATCAGACTTTTAAATGCAAATGAACAAAAATTTATCGTTTTGCCTGGAGTTTTTGTATCGCTTTATCTTTGGTGGTATCAAAGCTCTTATGCTCTTATTTTAAGCATCATTTTTGTCTTTTTTATCTACACGCTTGCTTTTATGCGAAGTAGGATAGAAAACTATCAAGCGATATTTTTTATGTTTATAAGTATCGTTAGTTTTAATATTTTTTCAAAAGATCCACTCATTGCAAATAAAATTTTGATTTTAAATTTAGCGGTCATTGCTTTATTTTACGCCATTTTTTGCAAATATAAAAAACTGCTTTCACCTAGAAATTTGAGCATTTTTCTAGCTATTATGCTAGCTATTTTTATCTATTTTGGCGGTTTTGATTTTATTATCTCAAAGATTGGCAGTTACGTTTTAAAAAGCAGCACAGAGGTTGCAAGTAAATTTCACTTTATAAGTGAATACACGCTAATTGATGAGGTAAAAAGCGCTAGCCCTTTATACTTTGTCTATTTCATGGCTGGAAATATCCTTATTTTACTAGCAGCAGCAATTGGTTATTTAGTGCTTTGTTTTAAATTTCGCCCATTTTTACTTAGTTTGCCACTGCTTGGACTTGGCACTTTATCGCTATTTGGCGGAGTTAGATTTGCTATGTATATAACGCCGCTTGTCGCACTTGGTTTTGGATATTTCTTGCACTTTTTTTTAAATTTATTTGACCTTAGAAATTCTCTTAAAAATTTATCCTTTTTTATCTTTGCAGCTGCTGCGCTTGCTCCAAATTTAGAGATCGCTTACTCTTATAGACCGCATACTTTGATCACGCATGAAGAAGCAACAGCGCTTGATCAGTTAAAAAAGGTAGCTAAGCGCGATGACTACGTGCTTTCGTGGTGGGATTATGGATATGCAGTAAGATACTTTGCTGATGTTAAGACGCTAAATGATCCTGGCAGGCAAGGCGGCGAGAACGGCTATTTTGTTAGTCTTGCTTTAAGAAAAGATGAGGCAACCTCGGCCAAGCTAGCTAGAGTAGTGAGCGAGTATGGCGACATATCGTTTGAGAAAAAAAGTAGAGTGCTAGAAGAAATTTTAAAAGATCACAACACAAGCGATCTAAACCTCTTTTTAAGCCAGCTTGAAAGCGCAAATTTTACTCTTCCAGCGGCAAAAAAAGAGGTTTTTTACTATCTTGTGCCAGATATGATAGATATCGCTCCAAACATATTTAGATATAGCTACATCGATGTTATGAGTGGCGAGCGGCCAAAAGAGGAGTTTTTTTACTACATTAGCCCTATAAATAGCGTTAGTGAAGCGGGCATAGATCTTGGAAATGGCTATATCTTGCCGCTAAAAGAGCCAAAATTTATCACTCAAAACGGTGAAAAAGTGGCGGTAAAGTCCTTTTATAAGATAAAAGGCTCTGGCAAAGAGCTACAAATAGATAAGAAAACTATCGACGAAAAGGCGAAAATCTCTGTTTTGTTTTTGGAGGACTATGCGCGTGTGGTTTTAGTTGATGAAAATGCCTTAAATTCAGCCCTTGTGCAGCTTTTTATATTTGAGCGAGCTGATGAGCGATACTTTGAGCCATTTGTCATCTCAAGTGGCGTAAAAATTTACAGGTTAAAAGTCTAA
- a CDS encoding ecotin — translation MKQILSLIVFLLPVMLLASEASDKSEANTQEQAFELPISKMPHDYFKYEVAFFKEVQTDCEFAMLEGGRLDKKEDKSGIYYEFSADDEPLKPCNGKKKKRQIYYEFTQILPGISPIKIVTPQGVGAEIRIYERVETIKPKILKRKEK, via the coding sequence GTGAAGCAAATTTTATCTCTCATAGTTTTTTTGCTGCCTGTTATGCTTTTAGCTAGTGAAGCTTCAGATAAAAGCGAAGCAAATACGCAAGAGCAGGCTTTTGAGCTGCCTATCTCAAAGATGCCACATGATTATTTTAAATATGAAGTTGCATTTTTTAAAGAGGTGCAAACGGATTGCGAATTTGCTATGCTAGAGGGCGGACGTTTAGATAAAAAAGAGGATAAAAGCGGGATTTATTATGAATTTAGCGCAGATGATGAGCCACTTAAGCCTTGCAACGGCAAAAAGAAAAAGAGGCAAATTTATTATGAATTTACTCAAATTTTACCTGGCATTAGCCCCATTAAGATCGTAACTCCGCAAGGCGTGGGCGCAGAGATAAGAATTTATGAACGTGTGGAAACAATAAAACCAAAAATTTTAAAAAGGAAAGAGAAATGA
- a CDS encoding nucleotide sugar dehydrogenase: MKIAVVGLGYVGLPLAAAFSEKYEVVGFDVNAKRIEELKSGYDRTLELSNEQMKKAIDNGMKFSLNLDDIRSCNFFIVTVPTPIDKNKRPDLTPVVKATESVAKVLKKGDIVVYESTVYPGVTEEICVPLLEKSGLKFNKDFFCGYSPERINPGDKEHTVTKIKKITSGSTPEIADKVDEIYRSIITAGTHKASSIKVAEAAKVIENTQRDINIAFINELAMLFEKLHINTIDVLEAAGTKWNFLNFRPGLVGGHCIGVDPYYLTHKAQEVGYNPEMILAGRRINDDMGRYAADQVIKLMIRKGVLINKARVLVLGMTFKENCPDIRNSRVIDVVDELKDFGCKVDVTDPWADSAEVKHEYGFDLVKEYNLDDYDCIVIAVAHNEFKKLNLKGHLVYDIKNIYPEADARL, translated from the coding sequence ATGAAAATAGCAGTAGTAGGACTTGGATATGTGGGACTTCCACTAGCAGCAGCTTTTAGTGAAAAGTACGAAGTAGTCGGCTTTGACGTAAATGCAAAACGTATAGAAGAGCTTAAAAGTGGCTATGATAGAACGCTTGAGCTTAGCAACGAGCAGATGAAAAAAGCTATCGATAATGGCATGAAATTTAGCCTAAATTTAGACGACATCAGAAGTTGTAACTTCTTCATCGTAACCGTACCAACTCCGATAGATAAGAACAAACGCCCTGATCTAACCCCAGTGGTAAAAGCGACTGAGAGCGTGGCAAAAGTGCTTAAAAAAGGCGACATCGTTGTCTATGAAAGCACCGTTTATCCAGGCGTTACAGAAGAAATTTGCGTGCCACTTCTTGAAAAGAGTGGGCTTAAATTTAACAAAGACTTCTTCTGCGGCTACTCTCCAGAGCGCATAAATCCAGGCGATAAAGAGCACACTGTTACAAAGATCAAAAAGATCACAAGTGGCTCAACCCCAGAGATCGCTGACAAGGTCGATGAAATTTATCGCTCTATCATCACAGCTGGCACTCACAAAGCTTCAAGCATCAAAGTAGCAGAGGCTGCAAAGGTCATCGAAAACACTCAGCGTGACATCAACATCGCCTTTATAAACGAGCTCGCGATGCTCTTTGAAAAGCTTCACATCAACACTATAGACGTGCTTGAGGCCGCAGGTACTAAGTGGAATTTCTTAAATTTCCGCCCAGGTCTAGTTGGCGGTCACTGCATCGGCGTAGATCCATACTACCTAACTCACAAAGCTCAAGAGGTAGGCTACAATCCTGAAATGATCCTAGCAGGTCGCCGCATCAACGATGATATGGGCAGATACGCAGCCGATCAAGTGATAAAACTAATGATAAGAAAGGGTGTGCTTATCAACAAAGCGCGCGTGCTTGTTCTTGGTATGACATTTAAAGAAAACTGCCCAGATATAAGAAATTCTCGCGTTATAGACGTGGTTGATGAGCTAAAAGACTTTGGCTGCAAGGTCGATGTGACTGATCCTTGGGCTGATAGCGCTGAGGTAAAACATGAGTACGGCTTTGATCTAGTAAAAGAGTATAACCTAGACGACTACGACTGCATCGTGATCGCCGTAGCTCATAATGAATTTAAAAAGCTCAACCTAAAAGGCCACTTGGTTTATGATATAAAAAATATCTACCCAGAGGCTGACGCTAGGCTGTAA
- a CDS encoding MATE family efflux transporter, protein MLINLISSIVVFVVSMGINFFLTPFILKSLGNEAFGFVGLSNAIVSYAAVVSVAINSVSGRFVAHAWHKKDLSLANTYYSSVLVVNIFFCAVVVVLSSVFILNLQSFLNVPENLLFDVRMTLVFYFINFCVGLFNGVLTVCAFVTNKLYLLSIRNAISSAILAILIVALFFFFKPFISYIAISALVASLFVFFSTIFMSARITPELKFSLSKFDFSKIKELLSSGIWNSFNALNRILLTGMDLFICNIFVNANATGLLSVAKAAPIILESFVAQLSGIFAPKFVELYSKNLITDLIKEAKFSMKVIAFVMSAPAAFFVVFGLDFYTLWLPFKSADEVKFIYNVSMITLVPIVFISFVFSLFNLDSATNKLRRPAIANTILGVSTIIVQIALLKFSDYGVYGIVIVAAVFYSIRILGFDLINAALNLEVKLTTFYGVYFKNLAVFALCVLAMFVCKDFVSLDNWLKFAIFAAIYASAAYVLGYFLFFNAFERGIVWRKILKKFKRS, encoded by the coding sequence ATGCTAATCAATCTAATAAGCTCGATCGTCGTTTTTGTCGTATCAATGGGCATAAATTTCTTTCTTACGCCATTTATCTTAAAAAGCCTTGGCAATGAGGCATTTGGTTTTGTGGGGCTTAGTAACGCCATCGTTAGCTACGCAGCGGTCGTAAGTGTAGCCATAAACTCTGTCAGTGGGCGCTTTGTCGCTCATGCGTGGCACAAAAAAGATCTAAGCCTTGCAAACACCTACTACTCATCAGTGCTTGTCGTAAATATCTTTTTTTGCGCCGTTGTCGTGGTGCTTAGCTCTGTTTTTATACTAAATTTGCAAAGCTTTTTAAATGTCCCTGAAAATTTGCTCTTTGATGTGAGAATGACCCTTGTTTTTTACTTTATAAATTTCTGTGTTGGGCTATTTAACGGCGTTTTGACGGTTTGTGCTTTTGTGACAAACAAGCTCTATCTACTCTCCATCAGAAATGCCATCTCAAGCGCGATCCTAGCGATCCTCATCGTGGCACTCTTTTTCTTTTTTAAGCCATTTATCTCATACATCGCCATTTCAGCGCTAGTTGCTAGCCTTTTTGTCTTTTTTAGCACTATTTTTATGTCAGCTCGTATCACGCCGGAGCTAAAATTTAGCCTTAGTAAATTTGACTTTTCTAAGATCAAAGAGCTTCTAAGCTCTGGCATTTGGAACAGCTTTAATGCGCTAAACCGCATACTTTTAACAGGCATGGACCTATTTATCTGCAACATTTTCGTAAATGCAAACGCCACTGGACTTCTTTCAGTTGCAAAGGCCGCCCCTATCATACTTGAGAGCTTTGTAGCACAGCTTAGCGGTATCTTTGCGCCAAAATTTGTCGAGCTCTACTCTAAAAATTTGATCACGGACCTCATAAAAGAGGCTAAATTTTCGATGAAAGTGATCGCCTTTGTGATGAGCGCTCCAGCAGCGTTTTTTGTCGTTTTTGGGCTTGATTTTTACACGCTTTGGCTACCTTTTAAAAGCGCAGATGAGGTTAAATTTATCTACAACGTCTCGATGATCACGCTAGTGCCTATCGTATTTATAAGCTTTGTTTTTTCGCTTTTTAACCTTGATAGCGCGACAAACAAGCTTCGCCGACCAGCCATTGCCAACACTATCCTTGGCGTTAGCACGATCATAGTGCAGATCGCACTGCTTAAATTTAGTGACTACGGCGTTTATGGTATCGTCATCGTCGCAGCCGTTTTTTACAGCATAAGGATTCTTGGTTTTGACCTTATAAATGCAGCCTTAAATTTAGAGGTGAAACTCACCACATTTTATGGGGTTTATTTTAAAAATTTAGCCGTTTTTGCGCTTTGCGTGCTTGCGATGTTTGTCTGCAAGGACTTTGTGAGCTTAGATAACTGGCTAAAATTTGCTATCTTTGCTGCGATATACGCCAGCGCAGCTTATGTTTTGGGATATTTTTTGTTTTTTAATGCCTTCGAGCGAGGCATAGTCTGGCGTAAAATTTTAAAAAAATTTAAAAGGTCTTAA
- the galE gene encoding UDP-glucose 4-epimerase GalE, which translates to MKILVTGGAGYIGSHVVKALLKQGKDEITIIDNLCKGSQKALEALQKIGNFKFINANLEDDLSEIFANGKFDAIIHFAAFIEVFESMSEPLKYYLNNTANVARVLRYAKTYNVNKFIFSSTAAVYGEPDVAEVSETTPTNPINPYGRSKLMSEQIIKDYAASNENFKFAILRYFNVAGADEEGLIGQNYPNATHLIKVAVQTALGKRDSMGIFGDDYATKDGTCVRDYIHVSDLADAHISALEYISQSGSETFNVGYGRGFSVKEVIETAKKVSGVNFKVLNAPRRDGDPAILISNASKLRSLTSWKPKRDDLALIIKTALEWEKRI; encoded by the coding sequence TTGAAAATTTTAGTAACAGGTGGAGCTGGATACATCGGCAGCCACGTAGTAAAAGCACTTTTAAAGCAAGGCAAAGATGAGATAACCATCATCGACAATCTCTGCAAGGGCTCACAAAAAGCACTTGAGGCACTCCAAAAAATAGGAAATTTCAAATTTATAAACGCAAATTTAGAGGATGATCTAAGCGAAATTTTCGCAAATGGCAAATTTGATGCGATCATCCATTTTGCAGCGTTTATTGAGGTCTTTGAGAGCATGAGCGAGCCGCTAAAATACTATCTAAACAACACCGCAAACGTCGCAAGAGTGCTAAGATACGCAAAAACTTACAATGTAAATAAATTTATATTTAGCTCAACTGCCGCAGTTTATGGCGAGCCAGACGTGGCAGAAGTAAGCGAAACAACGCCTACAAACCCGATAAATCCATACGGCAGAAGCAAGCTAATGAGCGAGCAGATCATCAAAGACTACGCCGCTTCAAATGAAAATTTCAAATTTGCGATTTTGCGCTATTTTAACGTCGCAGGCGCGGACGAAGAGGGGCTTATCGGTCAAAACTATCCAAACGCCACGCACCTTATCAAGGTGGCCGTGCAAACTGCCCTTGGCAAGCGCGATAGCATGGGTATCTTTGGCGATGACTACGCGACAAAAGATGGTACATGCGTTAGAGACTACATCCACGTTAGCGACCTAGCAGATGCCCATATAAGCGCACTTGAATACATCAGCCAAAGCGGCAGCGAAACTTTTAACGTGGGATATGGCAGGGGATTTAGCGTAAAAGAGGTGATCGAAACCGCAAAAAAGGTAAGTGGAGTAAATTTTAAAGTGCTAAATGCGCCAAGAAGGGACGGCGACCCGGCTATCCTTATCTCAAACGCAAGCAAACTGCGCTCGCTAACAAGCTGGAAGCCAAAAAGAGACGATCTAGCACTCATCATAAAAACTGCCCTTGAGTGGGAAAAGAGAATTTAA